A single Pantoea rwandensis DNA region contains:
- a CDS encoding DNA-directed RNA polymerase subunit alpha, whose protein sequence is MQGSVTEFLKPRLVDIEQVSSTHAKVTLEPLERGFGHTLGNALRRILLSSMPGCAVTEVEIDGVLHEYSTKEGVQEDILEILLNLKGLAVRVQGKDEVILTLNKSGIGPVTAADITHDGDVEIVKPQHVICHLTDENASISMRIKVQRGRGYVPASARIHSEEDERPIGRLLVDACYSPVDRIAYNVEAARVEQRTDLDKLVIEMETNGTIDPEEAIRRAATILAEQLEAFVDLRDVRQPEVKEEKPEFDPILLRPVDDLELTVRSANCLKAEAIHYIGDLVQRTEVELLKTPNLGKKSLTEIKDVLASRGLSLGMRLENWPPASIADE, encoded by the coding sequence ATGCAGGGTTCTGTGACAGAGTTTCTAAAACCGCGCCTGGTAGATATCGAGCAAGTGAGTTCGACGCACGCCAAGGTGACCCTTGAGCCATTAGAGCGTGGCTTTGGCCATACTCTTGGCAACGCACTGCGCCGTATTCTGCTTTCTTCCATGCCGGGTTGCGCGGTGACCGAGGTTGAGATCGATGGCGTGCTCCACGAGTACTCCACCAAAGAGGGCGTACAGGAAGATATCCTGGAAATCCTGCTCAATCTGAAAGGGCTGGCGGTAAGAGTTCAGGGTAAAGATGAAGTCATCCTTACTTTGAATAAATCTGGCATTGGCCCTGTGACTGCAGCCGATATTACCCACGACGGTGATGTCGAAATCGTCAAGCCGCAGCACGTGATCTGCCATCTGACCGATGAAAACGCATCTATTAGCATGCGTATCAAAGTTCAGCGTGGTCGTGGTTATGTGCCGGCTTCTGCCCGAATTCATTCGGAAGAAGATGAGCGCCCAATCGGCCGTCTGTTGGTTGACGCTTGCTACAGCCCTGTAGACCGTATCGCCTACAATGTTGAAGCAGCGCGTGTAGAACAGCGCACCGACCTGGACAAGCTGGTCATCGAAATGGAAACCAACGGCACAATCGATCCTGAAGAGGCGATTCGTCGTGCGGCTACCATCCTGGCAGAACAACTGGAAGCTTTCGTTGACTTACGTGATGTACGTCAGCCGGAAGTGAAAGAAGAGAAACCAGAATTCGATCCGATCCTGCTGCGCCCTGTTGACGATCTGGAATTGACTGTCCGCTCTGCTAACTGCCTCAAGGCAGAAGCTATCCACTACATCGGTGATCTGGTACAGCGTACCGAGGTTGAGCTGCTTAAAACGCCTAACCTTGGTAAAAAATCTCTTACTGAGATTAAAGATGTGCTCGCTTCACGTGGTTTGTCTCTGGGCATGCGCCTGGAAAACTGGCCACCAGCAAGCATTGCTGATGAATAA
- the rplQ gene encoding 50S ribosomal protein L17: MRHRKSGRQLNRNSSHRQAMFRNMAGSLVRHEIIKTTLPKAKELRRVVEPLITLAKTDSVANRRLAFARTRDNEIVAKLFNELGPRFASRAGGYTRILKCGFRAGDNAPMAYIELVDRPEAQAEAAAE, translated from the coding sequence ATGCGCCATCGTAAGAGTGGTCGTCAACTGAACCGCAACAGCAGCCATCGTCAGGCTATGTTCCGCAACATGGCCGGTTCTCTGGTTCGTCACGAGATCATCAAAACGACTCTGCCGAAAGCCAAAGAACTGCGTCGCGTAGTTGAGCCGCTGATTACTCTTGCCAAGACCGACAGCGTAGCTAATCGTCGTCTGGCATTCGCCCGCACTCGTGATAACGAGATCGTGGCAAAACTGTTTAACGAGCTGGGCCCGCGTTTCGCGAGCCGTGCCGGTGGTTACACTCGTATTCTGAAGTGTGGCTTCCGTGCTGGTGACAACGCTCCGATGGCTTACATCGAGCTGGTTGATCGTCCAGAAGCTCAAGCAGAAGCTGCTGCAGAGTAA
- a CDS encoding DUF1992 domain-containing protein, producing the protein MWLIDQLVEQQIRAAQEKGELSNLPGEGAPLQLEDESGVPPELRTAYRLLKNSGFLPPELEMRREAVQLNDLLQHLDPDDHQVSELNKRLTLLEMKLQQAGMSTDFLRGEYGGPVRHRLLQEK; encoded by the coding sequence ATGTGGTTAATTGACCAGCTGGTAGAGCAGCAGATACGCGCCGCGCAGGAAAAAGGTGAACTGAGTAATCTACCTGGTGAAGGTGCACCTTTGCAGCTCGAAGACGAAAGTGGCGTGCCGCCAGAGTTACGCACGGCATATCGACTGCTGAAAAACTCAGGTTTTTTACCCCCTGAACTTGAAATGCGCCGCGAAGCTGTGCAACTCAACGATCTTTTACAGCATTTGGATCCTGACGATCATCAAGTCAGTGAACTCAATAAAAGATTAACCCTGCTGGAGATGAAGTTACAGCAGGCCGGTATGAGCACAGATTTTTTACGTGGTGAATATGGCGGGCCCGTTCGGCATCGTCTATTGCAGGAGAAGTAA
- the zntR gene encoding Zn(2+)-responsive transcriptional regulator, translated as MYKIGQLAKLADVTPDTIRFYEKQQMMDHEIRTEGGFRLYNDDDLQRLRFIRYGRQLGFSLDSIRGLLSIRIDPEHHTCQESKAIVARRLDEVNGMITELQTIQRSLERLAATCCGELHSSACCSILEALEKGEEPQVEICCSKD; from the coding sequence ATGTATAAAATTGGCCAGCTGGCTAAACTTGCGGACGTCACACCTGACACCATACGTTTTTATGAAAAGCAGCAAATGATGGATCATGAGATTCGTACTGAAGGTGGCTTCCGTCTCTATAACGATGATGATCTTCAGCGCTTGCGCTTCATTCGCTATGGGCGTCAGCTCGGTTTTAGCCTGGATTCGATCCGCGGTTTATTATCGATCCGTATCGATCCCGAACACCATACCTGCCAGGAGTCCAAAGCGATCGTAGCCAGACGTCTGGATGAAGTGAATGGTATGATTACCGAGTTGCAAACCATTCAGCGCTCATTAGAACGTTTAGCCGCGACCTGTTGCGGGGAACTACATAGCAGCGCCTGCTGTTCTATCCTTGAAGCGCTGGAAAAAGGTGAAGAGCCGCAGGTGGAAATTTGTTGTAGCAAGGATTGA
- the mscL gene encoding large-conductance mechanosensitive channel protein MscL yields the protein MSLFKEFRDFAMRGNVVDLAVGVIIGAAFGKIVSSLVANIIMPPLGLLIGGVDFKQFKWVLKPAEGDVPAVVMEYGNFIQTIFDFVIVAFAIFMAIKLMNKLYQKKEVEKPAPKPTNEEVLLTEIRDLLKQQNSDKL from the coding sequence ATGAGTTTATTCAAAGAGTTTCGTGATTTTGCAATGCGTGGGAACGTGGTTGATTTGGCAGTCGGTGTGATTATCGGTGCCGCTTTCGGCAAGATTGTTTCATCACTGGTCGCGAATATCATCATGCCACCACTGGGATTACTGATTGGCGGAGTCGATTTTAAACAGTTTAAGTGGGTCCTAAAACCAGCCGAGGGTGATGTACCTGCTGTCGTAATGGAATACGGTAACTTTATTCAAACCATTTTTGACTTTGTAATCGTTGCCTTTGCCATCTTTATGGCCATCAAGTTGATGAACAAGTTGTATCAGAAGAAAGAAGTTGAAAAACCAGCGCCAAAACCAACCAACGAAGAAGTGTTGCTCACTGAAATTCGCGATCTGTTGAAACAGCAGAACAGCGATAAATTGTGA
- the trkA gene encoding Trk system potassium transporter TrkA gives MKIIILGAGQVGGTLAENLVGENNDITVVDTDATRLRALQDKFDLRVVHGHGSHPRILREAGAEDADMLVAVTNSDETNMIACQIAYSLFNTPNRIARIRAAEYLRDAEKLFVPEAVPIDHLISPEQLVIDNIYRLIQYPGALQVVNFAEGKVSLAVVKAYYGGPLVGNPLSILREHMPHIDTRVAAIFRQDRPIRPQGSTIVEAGDEVFFIAASQHIRAVMSEMQRLEKPYKRIMLVGGGNIGFGLAQRLEKQYSVKLIERNQQRAAELAERLHDTVVFYGDASDQELLAEEHVDQVDLFIAVTNDDEANIMSAMLAKKMGAKKVMVLIQRRAYVDLVQGSVIDIAISPQQATISALLGHVRKADIVGVSSLRRGIAEAIEAIAHGEETTSRVVGRLIEDIKLPPGTIIGAVVRGDEVIIANDNVRIEQGDHVIMFLTDKKFVPDVERLFQPSPFFL, from the coding sequence ATGAAAATTATTATCCTCGGCGCCGGGCAGGTTGGCGGCACGCTTGCTGAAAACCTGGTGGGCGAAAATAACGACATCACGGTTGTAGATACGGATGCCACCCGTCTGCGCGCGTTGCAGGACAAATTTGACCTGCGCGTAGTGCACGGCCATGGTTCCCATCCACGTATATTGCGTGAAGCCGGCGCTGAAGATGCCGATATGCTGGTTGCTGTCACCAATTCCGACGAAACCAACATGATTGCCTGTCAGATTGCCTATTCGCTCTTCAATACACCGAACCGAATTGCCCGTATTCGCGCAGCGGAATATTTGCGGGATGCCGAAAAGCTGTTTGTACCGGAAGCTGTGCCGATCGATCATTTGATTTCACCGGAACAGTTGGTGATCGACAACATCTATCGCCTGATTCAGTATCCTGGCGCATTGCAGGTCGTTAACTTTGCCGAAGGAAAAGTGAGCCTTGCGGTAGTTAAAGCTTATTACGGTGGGCCTCTGGTCGGTAACCCGTTGTCCATTTTGCGTGAACATATGCCGCATATCGATACACGCGTAGCGGCTATTTTCCGTCAGGACCGCCCTATTCGCCCTCAGGGTTCAACGATTGTCGAAGCGGGCGATGAAGTCTTCTTTATTGCCGCAAGCCAGCATATTCGCGCGGTAATGAGCGAAATGCAGCGCCTTGAGAAACCCTACAAACGCATTATGCTGGTCGGCGGCGGCAACATCGGTTTTGGTTTGGCCCAGCGGTTGGAAAAACAGTACAGCGTGAAGTTGATTGAACGTAATCAACAACGCGCAGCAGAACTGGCTGAACGTCTGCACGACACCGTGGTGTTTTATGGTGATGCTTCAGATCAGGAATTGCTCGCCGAAGAACATGTTGATCAGGTGGATCTTTTCATCGCCGTCACCAATGACGACGAAGCCAACATTATGTCGGCCATGCTCGCAAAGAAGATGGGAGCGAAAAAGGTCATGGTTTTGATCCAGCGTCGTGCTTATGTCGATCTGGTTCAGGGAAGCGTGATCGATATTGCCATCTCTCCGCAGCAGGCCACCATTTCCGCCCTGCTTGGTCACGTGCGCAAGGCAGATATTGTTGGCGTCTCCTCACTGCGACGCGGTATTGCCGAAGCTATCGAAGCTATCGCACACGGGGAAGAGACCACGTCCCGCGTGGTGGGCCGTTTAATTGAAGATATTAAACTGCCGCCAGGTACGATAATCGGTGCCGTCGTACGTGGTGATGAAGTCATCATCGCGAATGACAATGTGCGTATTGAGCAGGGCGACCATGTCATTATGTTCCTGACAGATAAGAAGTTTGTCCCCGATGTTGAACGTCTCTTCCAGCCAAGTCCTTTCTTCCTCTAA
- the rsmB gene encoding 16S rRNA (cytosine(967)-C(5))-methyltransferase RsmB, with protein sequence MKKATNLRSLAAQLIERVVDKGESLSAILPGAQKTLADKDGALLQELCFGVMRTLPQLEALIGKLMERTLTGKQRVLHYLIMIGLYQLLYTRVPAHAALAETVAGAEVLKRTALKGLINGVLRQFQRQQETLLAEVDQGPQRYWHPGWLLKRLQTAWPDRWQQIVDANNQRPPMWLRVNRQHHSRDTWLSLLQAEDKAAFPADAPDALRLESPAPVSQLPGFDQGWVTVQDLSAQRCALLLEPQNNEAILDLCAAPGGKTTHILEIAPQANVLAVDIDQQRLTRVHENLQRLGMQAEVRQGDGRTPAEWCGDQQFDRILLDAPCSATGVIRRHPDIKWLRRDRDIPELATLQREILNAVWPRLKSGGTMLYATCSILPEENHQQIAAFLAEHDDAVAEQLPEGQINGWQVFPSVDGGDGFFYAKLIKK encoded by the coding sequence ATGAAAAAAGCAACTAACCTGCGTAGCCTTGCCGCGCAACTCATTGAACGCGTGGTAGATAAAGGTGAATCACTCAGTGCCATTCTGCCTGGCGCGCAAAAAACATTGGCTGATAAAGATGGCGCGCTGTTGCAGGAACTCTGCTTTGGCGTAATGCGCACTTTGCCGCAGCTGGAAGCGCTGATTGGCAAACTGATGGAGCGCACGCTAACGGGTAAGCAGCGCGTGCTGCACTACCTGATCATGATTGGGTTGTATCAGTTGCTGTACACGCGCGTGCCAGCACATGCCGCACTGGCCGAAACGGTTGCAGGTGCAGAAGTGCTAAAACGCACGGCGCTGAAGGGATTGATTAACGGTGTGCTACGTCAGTTCCAGCGTCAGCAAGAAACGCTGCTTGCTGAAGTGGATCAAGGCCCGCAGCGCTACTGGCATCCCGGTTGGTTACTCAAACGTTTGCAGACCGCCTGGCCAGATCGTTGGCAGCAGATCGTTGACGCCAATAATCAGCGTCCGCCGATGTGGTTGCGCGTCAATCGTCAGCATCATAGCCGCGATACGTGGCTAAGCCTGTTGCAGGCTGAAGATAAAGCAGCTTTCCCCGCCGATGCGCCGGATGCTCTGCGTCTTGAATCCCCTGCCCCCGTCAGTCAGCTACCGGGCTTCGATCAAGGATGGGTGACAGTACAAGACTTGTCTGCACAGCGCTGTGCTCTGCTGCTTGAGCCACAAAACAATGAAGCCATTCTCGATCTCTGTGCAGCACCTGGCGGCAAGACCACGCATATTCTGGAAATCGCCCCTCAGGCAAACGTGCTGGCCGTGGATATTGATCAACAACGTTTGACTCGCGTGCATGAAAATCTCCAGCGCCTGGGCATGCAAGCCGAAGTCCGCCAGGGCGATGGCCGGACACCTGCAGAGTGGTGCGGCGACCAGCAATTTGACCGTATTCTGCTGGATGCACCTTGTTCTGCAACCGGTGTGATTCGACGTCATCCTGATATTAAATGGTTGCGCCGTGATCGTGATATCCCAGAGCTGGCTACACTGCAGCGCGAAATCCTCAATGCAGTTTGGCCACGTTTGAAATCCGGCGGCACGATGCTTTACGCGACCTGCTCGATCCTGCCCGAAGAAAACCATCAGCAGATCGCGGCCTTTCTGGCTGAGCACGATGATGCTGTCGCTGAGCAGCTGCCCGAAGGCCAAATCAATGGGTGGCAAGTCTTCCCGAGCGTTGATGGCGGTGACGGATTCTTTTACGCTAAATTAATAAAAAAATAG
- the fmt gene encoding methionyl-tRNA formyltransferase — protein sequence MSASLKIIFAGTPDFAARHLDALLASEHQVVGVFTQPDRPSGRGNKLTPGPVKVLAQSHDVPVFQPKSLKPEENQQLVADLQADIMVVVAYGLILPKAVLDMPRLGCINVHGSLLPRWRGAAPIQRSLWAGDRETGVTIMQMDVGLDTGDMLHKLSCPITPEDTSASLYDKLAELGPQGMLDTLDLLASGKAQPEVQDEALVSYAEKLSKEEARLDWSLSAVQLERCIRAFNPWPVSFFLIEDQPVKVWQASVLPHQNKRPGEIIHADKNGIQIATADGVLNLLSLQPAGKKAMSAQDLLNSRREWFATGTLLA from the coding sequence GTGTCTGCATCGCTAAAAATTATCTTTGCCGGTACACCTGACTTTGCAGCGCGTCATCTCGACGCGCTGCTTGCTTCTGAGCATCAGGTGGTTGGCGTATTTACTCAGCCCGATCGTCCATCGGGCCGCGGTAATAAACTCACTCCAGGTCCCGTCAAAGTGCTGGCGCAGTCACACGATGTTCCTGTGTTTCAGCCGAAATCGCTAAAACCTGAAGAGAACCAACAACTGGTCGCGGATTTGCAAGCCGATATCATGGTCGTGGTGGCTTATGGCCTGATTCTGCCGAAGGCCGTTCTCGATATGCCGCGACTCGGCTGCATCAATGTCCATGGTTCACTCCTGCCACGCTGGCGCGGTGCGGCACCTATTCAACGTTCGCTCTGGGCTGGCGACCGCGAAACCGGCGTGACCATCATGCAGATGGATGTGGGTCTGGATACGGGTGACATGCTGCATAAGCTCTCCTGCCCTATCACGCCTGAAGACACCAGCGCATCACTGTATGACAAACTGGCCGAGCTCGGGCCACAAGGCATGCTGGATACACTCGACCTGCTCGCTAGCGGCAAAGCGCAACCGGAAGTGCAGGATGAAGCACTGGTTTCTTACGCTGAAAAGTTGAGCAAAGAAGAGGCGCGTCTTGATTGGTCACTTTCTGCTGTACAGCTTGAGCGCTGCATTCGCGCCTTCAATCCCTGGCCGGTGAGTTTCTTCCTGATCGAGGATCAGCCCGTCAAAGTGTGGCAGGCTAGCGTTTTACCTCATCAGAACAAACGGCCGGGCGAAATCATCCATGCTGATAAAAATGGCATTCAGATTGCCACCGCTGACGGCGTACTCAATCTACTTTCGCTGCAGCCTGCGGGTAAGAAAGCCATGTCCGCGCAAGATCTGCTGAATTCGCGTCGTGAATGGTTTGCCACTGGCACCCTTCTGGCCTGA
- the def gene encoding peptide deformylase, with product MSVLQVLHFPDDRLRKIAAPVATVNADVQRIVDDMFETMYAEEGIGLAATQVDIHQRIIVIDVSENRDERLVLINPELLEKSGETGIEEGCLSIPEQRAFVPRAEWVKVRAQDRDGKSFELETDGLLAICIQHEIDHLDGKLFIDYLSPLKRQRIKQKLEKLARMNAREA from the coding sequence ATGTCAGTTTTGCAGGTATTACATTTCCCTGATGATCGCCTTCGCAAAATCGCTGCGCCGGTGGCTACCGTAAACGCAGACGTTCAGCGCATTGTCGATGACATGTTTGAAACCATGTACGCCGAAGAAGGCATTGGCTTAGCGGCCACTCAGGTCGACATTCATCAACGCATCATTGTTATCGATGTTTCTGAAAATCGAGACGAACGTCTGGTGTTGATTAACCCGGAACTGCTGGAAAAAAGCGGTGAAACCGGCATTGAAGAGGGTTGCCTCTCAATCCCTGAACAACGTGCCTTCGTGCCGCGTGCGGAATGGGTCAAAGTCCGTGCGCAGGATCGTGACGGTAAAAGTTTTGAGTTGGAAACGGATGGTCTGCTGGCAATTTGCATTCAGCATGAAATCGACCACCTGGATGGCAAGCTGTTTATCGATTATCTGTCGCCGCTCAAGCGTCAGCGCATTAAACAGAAACTGGAAAAGCTGGCCCGCATGAATGCACGCGAAGCCTGA
- the dprA gene encoding DNA-protecting protein DprA: MERVEGILRLANVKGLRRHRVVNLARNLQNGAAVDDELLHSHGLNELQRQQFNDYCPRQLARTLQWLDQPHHHLVSCIDADYPGHLAEISQRPSLLYVSGHLSVLQTPQLAVVGSRHCSHYGKEWGTWFTQQLALSGLTITSGLARGIDGVAHRAALNASGKTIAVLGSGLQHIYPKSHQSLAQAIMDNEGALVSEFPLDMAPHAVNFPRRNRIISGLSQGVLVVEASLKSGSLVTARCALEQNRNVYALPGALGNDGSGGTHWLIQQGALLVAHPNNILEDLHSNLQWLPATTSETIYSQDSDDVPLPFASVLANVGDEVTPVDVVAERAGQPVPVIAAQLLELELAGWIAAVPGGYVRLRRACHVRRTYVLV, translated from the coding sequence GTGGAGCGAGTGGAAGGGATACTCCGGCTGGCAAATGTTAAAGGCCTGCGCCGGCATCGCGTAGTGAATCTCGCGCGGAATTTGCAAAACGGTGCCGCCGTCGATGACGAATTACTGCACAGCCATGGTTTGAATGAATTGCAGCGCCAACAGTTTAACGATTATTGCCCACGGCAACTGGCGCGCACGTTACAGTGGCTGGATCAACCTCATCATCATTTAGTCTCCTGCATAGATGCTGATTATCCGGGCCACCTGGCTGAAATCAGTCAACGCCCCTCATTGCTCTATGTATCTGGTCACCTCTCCGTTTTGCAGACACCGCAATTAGCTGTGGTGGGCAGTCGGCACTGTTCCCACTATGGCAAAGAGTGGGGCACATGGTTTACACAGCAACTTGCACTCAGTGGGTTGACCATCACCAGCGGACTGGCTCGCGGTATTGATGGCGTTGCACACCGTGCAGCCTTGAATGCAAGTGGTAAAACAATCGCAGTGCTGGGTAGCGGCTTGCAACATATCTACCCCAAAAGCCATCAGTCGCTGGCGCAGGCGATCATGGATAACGAAGGGGCTTTAGTCTCTGAATTTCCTCTTGATATGGCGCCACATGCTGTTAATTTTCCGCGCCGTAACCGCATCATCAGTGGGTTGAGCCAGGGAGTGCTGGTCGTTGAGGCTTCACTGAAAAGCGGTTCGCTGGTCACGGCTCGCTGCGCGCTGGAACAAAATCGCAATGTTTATGCGTTACCCGGAGCATTGGGTAATGATGGCAGTGGAGGTACGCATTGGTTGATTCAGCAGGGAGCACTGTTGGTTGCCCATCCAAATAACATCCTTGAAGATTTGCATTCCAATTTGCAATGGCTGCCGGCAACCACTTCAGAAACAATATATTCACAAGACAGTGACGATGTTCCATTGCCATTTGCAAGCGTGTTGGCTAACGTAGGTGATGAGGTTACACCTGTTGACGTCGTCGCTGAACGTGCCGGCCAACCTGTGCCAGTTATCGCAGCCCAGTTGCTGGAGCTGGAGTTAGCAGGATGGATCGCAGCTGTACCCGGCGGCTATGTCCGATTGAGGAGGGCATGCCATGTTCGACGTACTTATGTACTTGTTTGA
- the smg gene encoding DUF494 family protein Smg produces MFDVLMYLFETYIHNEAEMRVDQDKLTDDLADAGFHREDIYNALNWLERLADYQDGLVAPVQLAADPLSMRIYTDEECQRLDADCRGFILFLEQVQVLNMETREMVIERVTALDTQEFDLEDLKWVVLMVLFNIPGCENAYQQMEELLFDVNEGMLH; encoded by the coding sequence ATGTTCGACGTACTTATGTACTTGTTTGAGACCTATATCCACAACGAAGCTGAAATGCGTGTTGACCAGGATAAATTGACCGATGATTTGGCCGATGCGGGTTTTCATCGTGAAGATATCTACAATGCGTTGAATTGGCTTGAACGTTTAGCGGACTATCAGGATGGTCTGGTCGCGCCAGTACAATTGGCTGCCGACCCGCTCTCAATGCGAATTTATACGGACGAGGAATGCCAGCGTCTTGATGCTGATTGTCGCGGTTTTATTTTGTTCCTGGAACAAGTTCAGGTGCTGAATATGGAAACGCGCGAGATGGTCATCGAACGGGTCACGGCTCTTGATACTCAGGAATTCGATCTTGAAGATCTTAAATGGGTGGTGCTGATGGTGCTGTTTAACATCCCTGGATGTGAAAACGCTTATCAGCAGATGGAAGAACTGTTATTCGACGTCAATGAAGGTATGCTGCATTAA
- a CDS encoding DNA topoisomerase family protein, whose translation MSKPALFSVRKHDPCPACGADLVIRSGKHGPFLGCVNYPTCDYVRPLKNQADGHIVKVLEGHVCPQCGADKVLRQGRFGMFVGCSHYPECDYTETIDKPDETAIACPQCQNGKLVQRRSRYGKTFHSCDRYPDCQFAINATPVEGICPHCQFPLLIEKKTVQGMKRLCASKRCGKLIAQDEERS comes from the coding sequence ATGAGTAAACCAGCACTATTTTCTGTGCGTAAACACGATCCCTGCCCCGCTTGCGGGGCAGATTTAGTGATACGCAGTGGTAAACACGGCCCGTTTCTTGGCTGTGTGAATTATCCAACCTGTGATTATGTTCGTCCCCTGAAAAATCAGGCCGATGGGCATATCGTTAAAGTGCTGGAAGGGCACGTGTGTCCTCAGTGTGGCGCAGATAAAGTTCTGCGTCAGGGGCGATTTGGGATGTTTGTTGGTTGTAGCCACTATCCTGAATGTGATTACACAGAAACCATCGATAAGCCCGACGAGACCGCGATTGCCTGTCCCCAATGTCAGAACGGAAAGCTGGTTCAGCGCCGTTCGCGCTATGGCAAAACCTTTCACTCCTGCGACCGTTACCCCGATTGCCAATTTGCAATCAATGCAACGCCTGTTGAAGGTATCTGTCCGCATTGCCAGTTTCCCTTATTAATAGAGAAGAAAACCGTACAAGGCATGAAGCGCTTATGCGCCAGCAAACGCTGTGGCAAGCTCATCGCCCAGGACGAAGAACGATCATGA
- the tsaC gene encoding L-threonylcarbamoyladenylate synthase type 1 TsaC: MKQKAYVPGSLEFCIEQLQQQAVIAYPTEAVFGLGCDPDSESAVMALLALKQRPVEKGLILIAADYAQLEPYIADRELTVLQRERMFASWPGPVTYVVPTTPYTPRWLTGRFDSLAIRVSDHPDVQALCRGFGKPLVSTSANLSGEAPCRNADEVAQQFGAQFPVLHAATGGRLNPSEIRDVISGELIRQG; encoded by the coding sequence ATGAAGCAAAAAGCGTATGTTCCCGGAAGTCTCGAGTTTTGCATCGAGCAACTACAGCAGCAGGCGGTTATTGCCTATCCAACAGAAGCGGTATTTGGTTTAGGCTGTGATCCCGATAGCGAAAGCGCCGTCATGGCCTTACTGGCGCTCAAACAGCGTCCGGTTGAGAAAGGGCTTATCCTGATTGCAGCAGATTATGCGCAACTGGAACCCTACATTGCCGATCGTGAACTCACGGTGCTACAGCGTGAGCGCATGTTTGCTAGCTGGCCAGGGCCGGTGACTTATGTGGTTCCGACAACACCGTATACGCCTCGCTGGCTAACAGGGCGTTTCGATTCGCTGGCTATCCGCGTTAGCGATCATCCGGATGTGCAGGCACTTTGCCGTGGCTTCGGCAAACCATTGGTGTCTACCAGCGCCAATCTCTCCGGCGAGGCGCCGTGCCGCAATGCTGATGAAGTTGCACAGCAATTCGGTGCTCAATTCCCCGTGTTGCACGCTGCAACGGGCGGGCGGTTAAATCCTTCTGAAATTCGCGACGTTATCAGCGGCGAACTTATTCGTCAGGGTTAA